A single Syntrophorhabdales bacterium DNA region contains:
- a CDS encoding DUF2007 domain-containing protein: protein MFCPKCRTEYVEGISVCADCGVPLIAQLNEDDKSSEWVELEEILATFNAGDIALIKSILDGEGITYSFFGEEFNYVQPLIQPAKLMVPKDQAERAREVLKDLNLEHALTKDVHEYTEDSEEQ from the coding sequence ATGTTTTGTCCTAAATGCCGTACCGAATATGTCGAGGGTATCAGCGTCTGTGCAGATTGCGGCGTTCCTTTAATTGCGCAACTCAATGAAGATGACAAGTCGTCAGAATGGGTTGAGCTTGAGGAGATTCTTGCCACTTTTAATGCGGGTGACATAGCGCTCATCAAGTCGATTCTTGATGGCGAAGGTATTACCTATTCCTTCTTCGGAGAGGAGTTTAACTACGTTCAACCGCTGATTCAGCCCGCGAAGCTTATGGTTCCCAAAGATCAGGCAGAGCGGGCAAGGGAGGTCCTCAAAGACTTGAACCTCGAACATGCTCTGACAAAAGATGTTCATGAATATACAGAAGATTCAGAGGAACAATAA